The Rhodocytophaga rosea genome has a segment encoding these proteins:
- a CDS encoding helix-turn-helix domain-containing protein, producing the protein MKQNTDVRLTFSSIADLMQELGLPAPLHPLITLIDYDKQPIDLTQAGHWFELDFYKISFKKSFNGSVKYGPRQYDFKNGGLAFLAPHQPVQLSGDPCDHEGYTLFFHPDLLDHHGLAQSIHGYGFFSYAVTEALFLSEKEKDVVALLFRAMATELENNIDSFSQQVLVSQLELLLTHSNRFYNRQFITRKGVYHELINRMNLYLNDRLDNQDGLVSGLPSPQEVAGQLQVSQRYLSDILRSLTGKTTQQHIHLLLVEKAKVLLNQTTLTTAEIAYGLGFEHPQSFNKLFKQKTKLSPTEFRRGSFSKTDD; encoded by the coding sequence ATGAAGCAGAACACTGATGTTAGATTAACCTTTAGCAGTATCGCTGATCTGATGCAAGAGCTTGGTCTACCGGCACCGCTGCATCCGTTGATCACCTTGATCGATTACGATAAACAGCCAATTGATCTTACCCAGGCCGGACATTGGTTTGAGCTTGATTTCTACAAGATATCTTTTAAAAAAAGTTTTAATGGTAGTGTCAAGTATGGCCCCAGACAATATGATTTCAAAAACGGTGGTCTGGCTTTCTTAGCCCCTCACCAGCCGGTACAACTTTCAGGCGATCCTTGCGACCATGAAGGATACACCCTGTTTTTTCATCCTGACTTGTTAGACCATCATGGGCTGGCACAATCCATTCATGGCTATGGCTTTTTTTCCTATGCGGTAACTGAAGCCTTATTTCTTTCCGAAAAAGAAAAAGATGTGGTTGCCTTACTTTTCCGGGCAATGGCAACGGAACTGGAAAATAATATTGATTCATTCAGTCAACAAGTGCTAGTTTCGCAGCTAGAATTGCTGCTTACTCATAGCAACCGATTTTATAACCGGCAGTTTATCACCCGCAAGGGGGTATATCATGAGCTGATCAACCGCATGAACCTGTATCTCAATGATCGATTAGATAACCAGGATGGGTTAGTGAGCGGCTTACCTTCTCCACAAGAGGTAGCCGGGCAGTTGCAGGTCTCCCAACGATATCTTTCAGATATACTCCGCTCGCTCACAGGTAAAACTACCCAACAGCATATACATTTGTTGCTAGTAGAAAAAGCAAAAGTTTTGCTCAACCAGACCACCCTAACTACCGCTGAGATAGCCTATGGGTTAGGTTTTGAGCATCCCCAATCGTTTAATAAATTGTTCAAGCAAAAGACAAAGTTGTCTCCTACTGAGTTTAGGCGAGGGAGCTTTTCTAAAACCGATGATTAA
- a CDS encoding SDR family oxidoreductase, with product MKSAIEDKVIVITGASSGIGEAMADLLAAHGAKVVLGARRTERLKAITDRIRKNGGQAAYMEMDVTLRNDLVNLIALAIETFGRLDVMINNAGISQLYRMEELDLDGWEQMIDVNLRGTLYGIAAALPIFKKQASGHFINIISTAGISIVPTMGVYAATKNAVRTISEALRQESEGRWRVTGISPGYVNTEFVSNIKNESLRTTIQKQADQIAIPASAIAGAVAYAIEQPDKVDVGDIVIRPTAQN from the coding sequence ATGAAAAGCGCAATAGAAGATAAAGTTATCGTAATTACCGGTGCCAGCAGCGGCATTGGGGAAGCAATGGCAGACCTGTTAGCTGCCCATGGTGCCAAAGTGGTACTTGGTGCACGCAGAACTGAGCGTTTAAAGGCGATAACAGATCGTATTAGGAAAAATGGCGGGCAAGCAGCCTATATGGAGATGGACGTAACTCTGCGGAATGATTTAGTAAACCTTATCGCATTGGCCATTGAAACATTTGGCAGGTTGGATGTGATGATTAACAACGCAGGTATCAGCCAGCTATACCGGATGGAAGAGTTAGACCTTGATGGATGGGAACAAATGATCGATGTAAATCTGAGAGGTACCCTCTACGGCATTGCAGCAGCCCTGCCCATATTTAAAAAACAAGCCTCAGGCCACTTCATCAACATTATATCCACGGCCGGTATCAGTATCGTCCCAACCATGGGGGTGTATGCAGCCACAAAAAATGCGGTACGCACCATTAGTGAAGCGTTGCGGCAAGAATCAGAAGGCCGTTGGCGTGTTACTGGAATCTCACCAGGATATGTGAATACGGAATTTGTAAGCAACATCAAAAACGAAAGCCTTAGAACAACTATTCAAAAACAAGCTGATCAGATTGCCATTCCGGCAAGCGCCATCGCAGGGGCGGTCGCTTATGCCATTGAACAGCCAGACAAGGTGGATGTGGGCGATATTGTAATTCGACCCACTGCTCAAAACTGA
- a CDS encoding YciE/YciF ferroxidase family protein: MSTTKSAAAAQSDSSEESALKELFIEELKDIYWAESHLVKNMPTLAKATTSAPLLKAFETHLAQTKEQVTRLEQVFESIGEEASAKKCEAMNGLVKEALEMIEDTKEGTLTRDVALISCAQKVEHYEIASYGTLKTLAGVLGFKQAAGLLEQTLQEEKDTDSLLTQIAEGSVNQKAKKEKI; this comes from the coding sequence ATGTCAACTACTAAATCAGCGGCCGCCGCTCAAAGTGATTCTTCCGAGGAAAGTGCTTTGAAAGAACTTTTCATCGAAGAACTCAAAGATATTTACTGGGCAGAAAGTCACCTGGTCAAAAATATGCCCACATTAGCTAAAGCAACTACCTCTGCACCTTTGTTAAAAGCCTTTGAAACACATCTGGCTCAGACAAAAGAGCAAGTTACCAGGTTGGAACAAGTCTTTGAATCCATCGGGGAAGAAGCCTCTGCCAAGAAGTGTGAAGCTATGAATGGACTAGTAAAAGAAGCCCTGGAAATGATTGAAGACACAAAGGAAGGCACCTTAACCCGGGATGTTGCTTTAATTTCCTGTGCTCAGAAAGTAGAACATTATGAGATTGCTTCTTATGGAACCTTAAAAACATTAGCCGGTGTACTGGGATTCAAACAAGCAGCCGGGCTACTGGAACAAACCCTGCAGGAAGAGAAGGATACAGATTCCTTGCTGACTCAAATTGCTGAAGGCTCTGTCAATCAGAAAGCCAAAAAGGAGAAAATATAA
- a CDS encoding transposase, with amino-acid sequence MNKQRRQFDKEFKLMAVELYRSGKSTSTVAEELGMRLGPCTVIG; translated from the coding sequence ATGAATAAACAAAGAAGACAATTTGATAAAGAGTTCAAACTAATGGCTGTTGAGTTATATCGATCAGGAAAATCTACCTCTACAGTAGCAGAAGAATTAGGTATGCGCCTTGGGCCTTGTACAGTTATAGGTTGA
- a CDS encoding nuclear transport factor 2 family protein, with product MIENNKAILERANTAIMGGDHEGFLSLCTEDTEWVFVGDRILRGKQAVREWMATTYVEPPRFMVENLIAEGDFVTALGKISLKDEAGKTADYSYCDVWRFREGKMAQLRAFVIKVNKS from the coding sequence ATGATCGAAAATAACAAAGCAATACTAGAAAGAGCAAATACAGCCATCATGGGAGGTGATCATGAAGGATTTCTGTCATTGTGCACAGAGGACACGGAATGGGTATTTGTCGGCGACAGGATTCTTCGAGGCAAGCAAGCCGTTCGAGAGTGGATGGCAACCACTTATGTGGAGCCGCCAAGGTTCATGGTAGAAAACCTAATCGCTGAGGGTGATTTTGTAACTGCACTCGGCAAAATCAGTCTGAAGGATGAAGCGGGGAAAACAGCTGATTACTCCTACTGTGATGTCTGGCGTTTTCGTGAAGGTAAGATGGCTCAATTACGGGCTTTCGTGATAAAAGTGAATAAAAGTTAA
- the istB gene encoding IS21-like element helper ATPase IstB: protein MMQIQSQLSQLQLHGMSRSWQALLETRKCHELSLSEGLELLLQAEENERKERKFRRLQRNAFFRYQASIEELQPGSARGLDKSLLNRLATGEYLIKGESILISGATGAGKSFLASALGHQACAQGYSVAYFNVAKLLLKTKMARVDGSLIKFFEKLSKTRLLILDDFGLTPLEAGQRLDLMEMIEDRHARASTIIASQLPISSWYEVIGEATIADAILDRLLHTSYRIELKGESLRKKH from the coding sequence ATGATGCAAATCCAATCCCAACTCAGTCAGTTGCAACTCCACGGAATGAGTCGCAGCTGGCAGGCACTGCTAGAGACAAGAAAATGCCATGAACTCTCCTTGAGCGAGGGACTCGAACTACTGCTGCAGGCAGAAGAAAATGAGCGAAAGGAACGAAAGTTCCGCCGCTTGCAGCGCAATGCTTTTTTCCGCTACCAGGCTTCTATAGAAGAATTGCAGCCGGGTAGCGCACGTGGCTTAGATAAATCCCTGCTCAACAGGCTGGCCACAGGAGAGTACTTAATCAAAGGGGAGTCCATCCTGATTAGCGGTGCTACTGGAGCAGGCAAAAGTTTTTTAGCTTCTGCTTTAGGACACCAGGCCTGTGCACAGGGATATTCAGTAGCTTATTTTAATGTAGCTAAACTGCTGCTGAAAACAAAGATGGCCCGGGTAGATGGCAGCTTAATCAAGTTCTTTGAGAAGCTATCCAAAACCCGCTTACTGATTTTGGATGACTTTGGCTTAACCCCTTTAGAAGCAGGACAGCGATTAGACCTGATGGAGATGATCGAAGACCGCCATGCCCGTGCCTCTACCATTATTGCTTCTCAACTACCGATCAGCAGCTGGTATGAAGTAATTGGGGAAGCAACTATTGCCGATGCCATCCTCGACCGGCTGCTGCATACCTCTTACCGAATAGAGTTGAAAGGTGAAAGTTTAAGAAAAAAACACTAA